In Zingiber officinale cultivar Zhangliang chromosome 1A, Zo_v1.1, whole genome shotgun sequence, the DNA window CACTCTCATCATTTACAGATTATATTTAGAACTTTTGATGAGTTCCAAGTACTCCTCTTCAACAGTCAGTAAGAATATGTTCAATTTTCATTGAGGCAGTTATTTTATATAGGAGAACACAAACACTATAATTTCTTTTTTCGGCCTGAGAGCATTTTCTGTCATTATAGCGGGAAGAGCAAAAGAAAGAGcgtgaaaaaaaaacaaacctgGAAAGAACTATTAACCCGGTAAAAACTACATTGTTTTTCCCTACGACAATCATCGCCTTGAAGGACCGGCACACATCGATAAACTTCTGACAGCAACCTTGACTGCACCCACAACACCAAGCTGCCTCATGTGTGGACTCAAACCATGCTCATTGCTCTTTGCATTCTCGTCCATTTGAACACTAACGTAAAACGCTATCTGCAAAAGCAGAACCATATTATTGCAGTTACGATCTTAATTCTTCTTACCACTTGTAAGTGTAGAAACTAGGCCaagggataaaaaatacaactacAACGAAGTCAATCTATACTCCAGACTGAATCAAATGAAGAACGTATGGGTTGAATATAACATACCTTGCCAGATGCATTTCTCACAGGTGAAATATGAAATAAATTCCAGAACGAGCTTCTATCCTTCCTGAAAAGCGAGCATCACAATGTCATTTGATAAGCAAAAAGCAATTATCTAAGCTCATGCATACATCATCTATCCATTTTTCAAAAAGAAGAGGCACCTATAGTTTAGAAGACGAACTGTGCAAGAATGCTCAGCCTGAATGCTCTGCCTAATCTATGAAGGAAGATGGTCAGCATAAGAATGTGCACATTGAAAATGAAAGAGAATATGATTATAAGTTTCAAATTCTGTGAGATCACGAGTACCTGATGTAAAACATCTGCATCTGTATCAGGTCCGTTCAAGAACCAACATTCGCGTCCCAAAACTTCATGTCTGGAATAACCTGCAAATTAAGCCAAATGCCTATTACCATACTGAAGGCTTAGGCAAGGATTTCCCATAATGGAGTACTGTTATTCCATCTATTGAATGGCGGCACATAGTCTGACAGTCAACATAGAGATGCCAAATAAATTACAAAAGTATACTTTAAtcccaaaatattttttatttcttggGGTTTCTGTTGTTACACACCACACTTAAATACttaagcttactttagtccaagGGGCCCAGGGCTTGTAAATTTTTGGTTGTGGTCAGAATGACTCAGATGGGGAGAATTGAGTAAAACACAAGCAGGCAAAGCAAGAATAAGGTTGGAAGATATCGTGCCTAGATAAGGCACAGCTCATTGACACAGTGAAATCAGATGAAATAAAGGATTTCAGAACAATATTTGACATCATTCTGAGTTTTCATATTTGCTACAGAGTGAAGGTTTCTTTCACACTTTATGGACCAAAATGTTCAGCTGTATAAGGATATTGATACAAGTTGATATATTAGGTAATTATGATATTATTAACTTTTCAAACATGCTGGTTCATAGTGCCTGCTGATTATTTATTGGAAGATGATTTGTGATGTTGAATACAGAAGCTGAAACATCTGATGGTTGATGGTGACTGCACATTTTCCAGTAACCTTAAATGCAGATAATGTCACATGTATAGGCCTCATTATGCTGCTGAAAACTTGTTGCCAGGTGTCCTGATTTCAGATCTATTGAAGCTTGACAAAATTTTTCTTTATTCACGTATTCAGATCATAATTATTCAGACTGTAATCTGAGCCAAGGTTCATATTAATTATCAAATACTATTGACTCTTAACTTACACAAAAATGAAGCTGGAGTTCTGATGCTTACTGCTACACAGAATGACAGAAACACAGTTCCTGAAGCTGGATATCTAAAAGAGCTGGGCCAGTCCAACAGGTTCTCCTGTTGATTTCCTATATAAATTCCCATTTTGCTCCTTGTATAGGGATTCATCATTTCACACACTTTCTTCATATACATTAAAGTTTATTGTTTCTTGCTTGCAATGAAGTCTTTTGGGGGCTTTTTACTAAAGGAATCAGTAGTACTAAGGGTGCATGTTCACTTGAATCTTTTCAAGAGATTAAGCACAGAACCAACAACTATTATTACAAActagtaaaaaaaaaacattattgtTTCCCTTTTCTCACCATTTACCTTACATAATGTGGGATCACAACAACACATATAAATTTTCCATTCAGCAATTCAACCACAAATCAAAAAGTCAGTTTGAATCCTAGACTAAATCACTATCAAAGTAGAAGCAGGTACAGAACAGATACAAATGTGTTTGTTCCTAGATACACTTTGACTTTTAACTTTTTCTTATAATCATATTGTGTATATCTTTGAACTTTTAAAAGAAAAACTCACTGCTATCAGTTGATTAGGCAAGCAAATATGACTGTCAGAACTCTAATCTTGAAAGAAGGTGTGGAATGAGAAAGAATAATGCAATGGATAAGAGACAATTCTTGCATCGTTCAGCAACAAAATAACAAAAAGACAGAGAGAAcccaaattttacaaaaaaagacAAGAAAGCTGAGCACCTGTCAGGTTTAAGAACTCGTCACTAGCATAGACAATGGGCATCTGAGGCAACTGAATATCAGTCCTGCGAGATAtcaagaaaattttctattagCATCAATACAGGTATATCCCGACTAGGAATCTAGTCTAAGAACTCATCGATTACATCTGTTTAACAATCAGTAAGAATGTGTAACAACTCACAATACAAAACTCTGTTTGATTCTACCAAGAGATATAACAAGGGATGAGTTGATAGCAGAAATGCCTGCCTCACTGCGTCTTTTGTCGCTGATCACTCTTCCTGTCAGCTTGCTATAGTGAGCCAGAGTAGAAAGGATGCTGTTGGCAGCATCGCATGCCTTCTCCTTCTCTTGCTCGGTTGCATGGCGTGACTCCTCAGCTTCCAATCCTACAAGGAGCAAATGAAACAACGTTGAAGAGGAACCATAATTCTGATAGCATTGCCAAGAGACAAACTTGTTATTGATTGATTCAAGAAATAGGAAGCAAGAAGAGCCAAAGATTGCAAGGAATAGTAAACATAGCTTGCCTCTGTTGTCGACGTCCACAAACAATTCAACAACTGGGTTACAACCCAATTTGTAGTCCGATCGGAACTCGTTCCGGCAAGCCACGAGGAACCTTCCCGTCCCTCCCTCATGCCTATTCTCCGCCGAAGATCTCAAGCACCTCGATCGCCTCGGGATCGGCACTTGGACCGCCACGAAGTGGGCGACCCTGCCGTCCTCCACTCCAAATACCGGGAAGAGGTGGAAGAGTATCCAATGCGGCGTCCCGTCCTTTCTGTAATTAAGCAAGCTAATCTGGAGCGTCCGCTCCTCCCGTATCGCCTCCCTAATCTCCATCACCGACCGCCTGTCGGTGGCAGCTCCCTGGAAGATCCGGCCGTTCCGGCCGAGCACCTCCTCGAGCGAGTACCCGGACATGGCAAGGAACCCCCGGCTGGCGAACACGATGGGGTGGCCGGCGATGCCAGGGTCGGTGATGAGGAAGCAACCCTGGATCTCGTCGAGAGCCTCCGCTACCCATTCGGAGTACCGAGCGGCGAGTGACTGCTCTACGGGAAGACGAAGCGAGGGATCCATGAGCTCCGTCAACGACGTCAGCGGGGACAGCGATGTGCTGTCGGCCCGACGTCCGATCGCCGGAGCCGTCAGGACCGCCAACATGTGCGCGCCGCCCACGCAGCGCactcagaagaagaagaggaaccgATCGACCGCTTGAAAGAAGAAAAAATCAGAACGAACTTGTGCTCATAATTCAACGACGAGACGAAAAAATCTTGCCCAGTATAAAATTGAGTGGatcaaacaaaataaatataaaaataaatagaatcaagCAGAACAGAACGAGGATATTTGTTTCCAAAATATAAATTGAATTGATAAATGCTAAATTTTTTAGTGGTACAACGCGATGATTATGATTTATTCCGTTAAATTATATCGaatgattattttaaaaaatgctaagaaaaaaaaaaggcgtGAAGACGTGGCGGCGCGTGGCCTTTGCCATTGGCCGCTGAAAACGACCTTCTCATTTGTGAATTGTGATTGCTCCGCTCGCGTAGACGAGTGGATTACGATGACACGGATGAAAGGACTAAGGAAAAGATAGATTACTGGAAGAGTTCACTCTTACCTGTATCTGTGCTGTGATTGGCGTTGAAATGGGGTCCGCCTACAACCTGCCTTGCGTGTAAGTTGTCGTGCAGACATAGTCAATTTTAGTAGTGGCAGTATTTTATTGGTGGCGGCTGTCATCTTGCTCTGGCGGTATTAGGATCTAGCGTGTGGTTTCTAAtgcatcaattttattttttcaatttaataTGGCCGACTAATTAGTTTCTGTTTAATAAGATATTTCAGAGCAACTGTATGAATATATACGtaattctaaaataatttgaaacaTTTTTTTACAGGtgttttttaataagtttttttaaatctatcacatcgattaaattaaatttttattttttttgctatAATTTGATTTATAGCAAAGTAAACTTGCATAATAATctcatattttattttagttgAATTGTTCTTTGAATATCCTAATTTATTAAGGCTACCCTTGCTTTTTAGCATTGAGATTATTTCGCACTGTTTATGTTGATAAACAACATTAATCTGAATTGACtttaaaaaggaaatatataaatgATTAATATGGTTGAGACTAAGGGCCACGTGGTAGTAGCTTGATCAACACAGAACCAGGACAATCTGACCCAAGACTGAGGTCAGGTCAAGCAAGCAGACTCAAAGGCAGAGTCACACAGTCACAATCCCACCTGAATAGAGTCTGATGGGAGACTTGGTTAGGTAGGCGGTGGGTGGGAGGAGTGGTGGAGATATGTTTTAAGGTCCACaatcactatatatatatatatccaaaaacaaatttttaaaataaaattttattctatttcaaattttaatgaaatgaaatgaatttACTATAAAATTACTAATCTAtttctcttaaataaaatttaatatatataaaaatttgtcaaaaaataaatacaaattagAAATAGAATCTGATACGATGATATCgtatttgtcaaaaaaaaaaaatctatttcaaaaatcagaaacagataaaatttcatttttaattaatataatttagaaataaatttattAGATAATTATGCGACCAAATTGCAACGCGGCAGGGTTGGCCGCTGCCTTTGATGTCGACGAGGCAAGCACTAGATTAAAGGTTTTGTTATTTACTGCTTTTGTTTTGCGCTACCTTTGTTGATTCTTCTAATTATTCCTCGTTTTGTTGATGCAAATGAGGACAAGCACTCGATTAAGAGTTAACTATTTTGTATTTGGAGGTATATGCCGAACCTTAAAATCGACATATTATTACTAATTGAAAATATTGTAGGTGCTGAATTTATACAATTATTCTTTTAGTATGTCCTCAATTGAATGTTATAGTGATAGGTCATCTCTttcatttaaatctttcctttagtGTAGGCCTGTTAGAGATACTGCTTTGCATAgtcatgaattatagaatttattcACTCTTGTAAGATATGATATTGTCTCTTTAAAATCTTATTATAGCGACGCCTATATAGATATCCATCAATCTTTTGATGGTGCAACACTTTGTGAAACATTTCATGTTCAGATCCTCTTTGTTGTGTTGCCCAACATCAGGATTTATTGTTTGATTTCTTCTATGTCACTTGTGTCGAGGATTATCATATTGTTCCAAGCTCAACATGCTtgaatatgtattttttttagctAGCACTAGGTATTAAACTATGCCAAAATGAATTTAAATGAACTTGATTAATGATGTCTTGACTAGTGCTTAATTGCTGAAATGACTGTTATATGTTTGTAATTTGCTTCTCTAAAATTTTTCAATTGAATATACAATTTTTTAAGGGTTAATATATCAATCTAGCACAATCTTTATATGAATTTTCAAATCTTTCCCAACCTTTAAACTTTTTTATATCTAACACAATATTCCAAAATGTTAAATTTATCACTTTTATTATTAAAATCTCATCTAACTATCATTAAAAAG includes these proteins:
- the LOC122038250 gene encoding protein TWIN LOV 1-like; amino-acid sequence: MLAVLTAPAIGRRADSTSLSPLTSLTELMDPSLRLPVEQSLAARYSEWVAEALDEIQGCFLITDPGIAGHPIVFASRGFLAMSGYSLEEVLGRNGRIFQGAATDRRSVMEIREAIREERTLQISLLNYRKDGTPHWILFHLFPVFGVEDGRVAHFVAVQVPIPRRSRCLRSSAENRHEGGTGRFLVACRNEFRSDYKLGCNPVVELFVDVDNRGLEAEESRHATEQEKEKACDAANSILSTLAHYSKLTGRVISDKRRSEAGISAINSSLVISLGRIKQSFVLTDIQLPQMPIVYASDEFLNLTGYSRHEVLGRECWFLNGPDTDADVLHQIRQSIQAEHSCTVRLLNYRKDRSSFWNLFHISPVRNASGKIAFYVSVQMDENAKSNEHGLSPHMRQLGVVGAVKVAVRSLSMCAGPSRR